From one Melioribacteraceae bacterium genomic stretch:
- a CDS encoding aldehyde dehydrogenase family protein, producing the protein MAVDKDLQSIQEARDLARKAKEAQLEFKHYNQEQVDKIVKAMADAGYKAAEKLAKMAHEETGFGIVEHKIIKNQFGTKNVYESIKDLKTVGVIDVRNNGKIVKIAEPMGVVAALIPSTNPTSTALFKTLISLKCRNAIVASPHPKAVNCITEANNILNEAAIKAGAPQGLIHTMSQPSLAGTDALMKDENIGVILATGSTPMVRAAYSTGTPALGVGSGNVPAFIERTANYQKAVADIIYGTTFDNGTLCSSEQAMIVDRPLKDKVIEEAKRQGCYFVNKDEKMKLENAVAKGGRINPDIVGKPAAFIAHYSGFSVPEGTKVLAAECTGVGKHEPLSMEKLSPMLAFYVVDGWLEGCHKCIDLLKFGGIGHTMAIHSNDKEIIMKFALEKPAFRIVVNTPSSVGAVGYTTDLIPSLTLGPGTWGGSIISENVSAMHLMNIKTLAFETNPVNSGNVVTSLGSNIKNNLRDETSPGSFMQQIEERLRARAGNVNIAPFKAQSKEKVDNPKSKFGSGISESDIQRIIAEFNNK; encoded by the coding sequence ATGGCAGTAGATAAAGATCTTCAATCAATACAAGAAGCAAGAGACCTCGCACGTAAAGCAAAAGAAGCTCAACTTGAGTTCAAACATTATAATCAAGAGCAAGTTGATAAAATTGTAAAAGCTATGGCTGATGCAGGTTACAAAGCAGCGGAAAAACTTGCAAAAATGGCTCACGAAGAAACCGGGTTTGGAATTGTCGAACATAAAATTATTAAAAACCAATTCGGCACAAAGAATGTATATGAATCAATTAAAGACCTCAAAACTGTTGGTGTTATAGATGTACGCAACAATGGTAAGATTGTAAAAATTGCAGAACCTATGGGAGTAGTTGCAGCTTTGATTCCTTCAACTAATCCGACTTCTACTGCATTGTTTAAGACTCTCATCTCGTTAAAATGCAGAAATGCTATTGTCGCCTCACCGCATCCCAAGGCCGTAAACTGTATAACTGAAGCAAACAATATTTTAAATGAAGCAGCAATAAAAGCCGGCGCACCGCAAGGATTAATTCACACGATGAGCCAACCATCGTTAGCAGGAACCGATGCATTAATGAAAGATGAAAATATTGGAGTTATTTTGGCAACCGGAAGTACTCCAATGGTTCGTGCAGCATATTCAACCGGAACACCTGCTCTTGGTGTAGGATCGGGAAATGTACCGGCATTTATTGAACGAACCGCAAATTATCAAAAAGCTGTCGCCGATATTATTTACGGAACTACATTTGATAACGGGACATTATGTTCATCCGAACAAGCAATGATTGTTGATCGCCCCCTAAAAGATAAAGTTATTGAAGAAGCAAAGAGACAAGGATGTTACTTCGTTAACAAAGATGAAAAGATGAAATTAGAAAACGCGGTAGCTAAAGGTGGAAGAATTAATCCGGATATAGTTGGTAAACCTGCAGCGTTCATTGCGCATTATTCAGGATTTTCAGTTCCTGAAGGCACAAAAGTTTTAGCTGCCGAATGTACCGGTGTTGGGAAACATGAACCCTTATCTATGGAAAAACTCTCACCTATGTTGGCATTCTATGTTGTTGATGGCTGGCTGGAAGGGTGTCATAAATGTATTGATTTATTAAAATTCGGCGGGATCGGTCATACGATGGCAATTCATTCTAATGATAAAGAAATCATTATGAAATTTGCGCTTGAAAAACCCGCATTCAGAATAGTTGTAAATACTCCAAGTTCAGTTGGTGCAGTTGGTTACACAACAGATTTGATTCCCTCGCTTACATTAGGACCAGGAACTTGGGGTGGATCAATAATTTCAGAAAACGTAAGCGCAATGCATTTGATGAATATTAAAACTCTCGCATTCGAAACTAACCCTGTAAATTCAGGCAATGTCGTTACTTCATTGGGAAGTAATATAAAAAACAATTTACGAGACGAAACTTCACCTGGATCTTTTATGCAGCAAATTGAAGAAAGGTTACGTGCCCGAGCCGGAAATGTGAATATCGCGCCCTTCAAAGCACAGTCGAAGGAAAAAGTCGATAACCCAAAATCAAAATTCGGCAGTGGAATCTCCGAAAGTGATATTCAAAGAATTATTGCAGAATTTAACAATAAATAG
- a CDS encoding penicillin acylase family protein, which produces MKKLTKVFVGTILSIVLVLIGFVIISYFFLKSYSPNFNGSTESSVIKDNITIYRDSAGIPFIVAEDQSDAVFALGYLHAQERLFQMDIARRAGEGRLSEILGNKTVPFDKMFKTMKIEKTVEKHYSQIDPKSKEILEAYSNGVNFFINENSGKHSLEFDILNYEPYPWEPEHSLLLAKLMAFELNISWWADIAISHLIQKFDEDKVKEIIPDYPENAPTIIPNNLKTSPLISLDLIRLNKEFRKFTGFVGTHIGSNSWVVNGEKSITGKPIIANDPHLAFQAPGKWYFASIRSNQWNVEGFTIPGLPAIVIGKNENIAWALTNVMADDADFYFEQFDSSKTKYLLDGKWNDLEIEEDTIFVKDSSSVIFKIRSTHRGPIVSGAHAYNDLFPNEQQNKANISMRWTAYEFSDELMGILLINKAENWDEFLAGVKEFTSPGQNFVYADDQGNIGYACAARLPIRNNVSPTLVYDGTTTVDDWKGFVSFEEMPKLFNPPQNYIASANNKTVSNFKYHISNLWEPSSRIERIDEFLNSKEKFSIEDFKQLQNDFFSYYAKRITPHITSAFGQAKIEDDNLSLALELLNKWNYQMDAKSQTPTIFNVFLMKLLENTFMDEMGEELFHEYVFIANVPYRVIIELFEKGNSTWFDNIGTEEIENRDAIIRESLVDALTFLEKKFGTNLATWQWGELHQIEFKHFFDGVNPVIDNFVNIGPFPIGGDGTTVFNTEYSFTEPYLNKLGPSMRYIYDFSEKNKFNYILPTGQSGHIFSDHYSDMTSDWLEGNYRELELDMISIKSLPYKFTILKK; this is translated from the coding sequence ATGAAAAAGTTAACTAAAGTTTTTGTCGGAACAATTTTATCAATAGTTTTAGTGTTGATTGGATTTGTAATAATCTCCTACTTCTTTCTAAAAAGTTATTCCCCAAATTTTAATGGTTCTACAGAATCATCAGTAATTAAAGACAATATTACAATCTACCGTGATTCGGCGGGGATTCCTTTTATTGTAGCCGAAGATCAAAGTGATGCAGTATTTGCACTTGGTTATTTGCATGCACAAGAAAGGTTATTCCAAATGGATATTGCTCGCAGAGCCGGTGAAGGCAGATTAAGCGAAATTCTAGGAAATAAAACCGTTCCTTTTGATAAAATGTTCAAAACAATGAAGATTGAGAAAACAGTCGAAAAACATTACTCGCAAATTGATCCTAAGTCCAAAGAAATATTAGAAGCATATTCCAACGGTGTGAATTTCTTCATTAATGAAAATTCGGGTAAGCATTCACTTGAGTTCGACATTCTGAACTATGAACCATATCCTTGGGAACCAGAACATTCGTTGCTGCTTGCAAAGTTAATGGCGTTCGAACTAAATATAAGTTGGTGGGCAGATATTGCAATTTCACATTTAATACAAAAGTTTGATGAAGATAAAGTAAAGGAAATAATTCCGGATTACCCGGAAAATGCGCCGACGATTATACCAAACAATTTGAAAACTAGTCCGCTAATTTCTCTTGATTTGATAAGGCTTAATAAGGAATTCAGAAAATTCACTGGATTTGTCGGTACACACATAGGATCAAACAGTTGGGTGGTTAACGGAGAAAAATCAATTACTGGTAAACCAATAATTGCGAATGATCCACACTTAGCATTTCAAGCACCGGGTAAATGGTATTTCGCTTCAATAAGAAGTAATCAATGGAATGTCGAGGGTTTTACGATTCCGGGTTTACCTGCAATTGTCATCGGTAAAAATGAAAACATTGCTTGGGCATTAACTAATGTGATGGCTGATGATGCTGATTTTTACTTTGAGCAATTTGATTCGTCGAAAACCAAATACTTATTGGATGGAAAATGGAATGATTTGGAAATTGAAGAAGATACAATTTTTGTAAAAGATTCTTCGAGTGTAATTTTTAAAATTAGATCAACACATCGTGGACCAATAGTTTCGGGTGCACATGCTTATAATGATCTCTTCCCGAACGAACAACAAAACAAAGCAAACATTAGCATGCGATGGACTGCATATGAATTCAGTGATGAACTGATGGGTATTTTATTAATTAACAAGGCAGAGAACTGGGATGAATTTCTTGCAGGAGTTAAGGAGTTTACTTCGCCCGGACAAAATTTTGTTTATGCTGATGATCAAGGGAATATCGGTTATGCTTGTGCAGCCAGATTACCAATCAGAAATAATGTAAGTCCGACCTTGGTTTATGACGGAACTACTACTGTAGATGATTGGAAAGGATTCGTGTCATTTGAAGAAATGCCTAAACTTTTTAATCCACCTCAGAATTATATTGCTTCGGCTAATAACAAAACCGTCAGCAATTTTAAATATCATATTTCAAATCTGTGGGAGCCATCATCTAGAATCGAACGAATAGATGAATTCTTAAATTCAAAAGAGAAATTTTCCATTGAAGATTTTAAGCAATTGCAGAATGATTTCTTTTCTTACTATGCAAAGCGAATCACGCCACATATCACAAGTGCATTCGGTCAAGCAAAAATTGAAGATGATAATCTAAGTTTGGCATTGGAACTACTGAATAAATGGAATTATCAGATGGATGCCAAAAGTCAAACCCCAACAATATTTAATGTATTCTTAATGAAGTTGTTAGAAAATACTTTTATGGATGAAATGGGCGAAGAACTTTTTCATGAATATGTTTTTATTGCAAACGTTCCGTATAGAGTAATAATTGAATTATTTGAAAAAGGGAATTCCACTTGGTTCGATAATATTGGAACAGAAGAAATTGAAAATCGAGATGCAATTATTCGTGAAAGTTTAGTTGATGCATTAACATTCCTTGAAAAAAAATTTGGAACTAATTTGGCAACTTGGCAATGGGGAGAATTACATCAGATTGAATTTAAGCATTTCTTTGATGGAGTTAATCCTGTAATTGATAACTTTGTTAATATTGGTCCGTTTCCAATCGGTGGTGACGGTACAACTGTCTTTAACACAGAATACTCTTTTACTGAACCGTACTTAAATAAACTCGGTCCTTCGATGAGATATATTTACGACTTTAGCGAAAAAAATAAATTCAATTACATACTACCGACTGGTCAATCAGGTCATATATTCAGTGATCATTACAGTGACATGACCTCTGACTGGCTTGAAGGAAATTATAGGGAGTTAGAACTTGATATGATTTCTATAAAAAGTTTACCTTATAAATTTACTATACTCAAAAAGTGA
- a CDS encoding bacterioferritin gives MHNKSIELLNKAVADEMHAVHQYMYFHFHCDDQGYDLLASMFKRTAVEEMIHVERLAERILFLKGDVDLKPKQDVEKIQDVKKMLKMAADMEKESAEEYNIWANESAKNNDNATKKIFESLVDDEERHFDQFDNEIEQLAKFGDNYLALQSIERSRSRESGNAAE, from the coding sequence ATGCATAATAAGAGTATCGAATTATTAAATAAGGCCGTTGCCGATGAAATGCATGCTGTGCATCAGTATATGTATTTTCATTTTCATTGTGATGATCAAGGTTACGATTTATTGGCTAGCATGTTTAAAAGAACAGCTGTCGAAGAAATGATCCATGTTGAAAGATTAGCAGAAAGAATTTTATTCTTAAAAGGCGATGTGGATCTGAAACCAAAACAAGATGTTGAAAAAATTCAAGATGTAAAGAAGATGCTTAAAATGGCAGCTGATATGGAAAAAGAAAGCGCAGAAGAATACAATATCTGGGCAAATGAATCAGCTAAAAATAATGACAACGCAACGAAAAAAATATTTGAAAGCTTAGTTGATGATGAAGAAAGACATTTCGATCAATTTGATAACGAAATTGAACAACTTGCAAAATTCGGTGATAATTATCTAGCATTACAATCAATTGAAAGAAGCCGAAGCCGTGAAAGCGGAAATGCTGCTGAATAG
- the rmuC gene encoding DNA recombination protein RmuC, translated as MEIVYLIIGIVVGFIIGFLISKLNNKKSSSLTIEELDEIKSAKTRAEEKVSLYQNELNELKSNLEKERTKLLEISSEYSKINTQNVNLEEKLSNQKKEIEELQERFRIEFKNLANEILEDKSKKFTEQNQENLRNILDPLRERITDFRKRVDEIHASDTKSYSELTTHLKTLQELNRRMSDEAENLTKALKGDTKVMGSWGEFVLETILEKSGLVKNEHYTIQESFTDETGKRLRPDVVIKLPEKKSIIIDSKVSLVAYEKYSSADDEKEIERAVKDHIFSIRSHIKGLSAKEYQNIEDLNPPDFVLMFIPIEPAFSLAVQKDPSVFNDAFENNIVIVSPSTLLATLRTIENIWRRESQNKNAMEIARRSGMLYDKFVGFVDDLEKIGKKISEADASYHDAKNKLSDGRGNILRSIETIKELGAKASKSLPDNMIKGIED; from the coding sequence ATGGAAATAGTTTATTTAATTATTGGAATTGTTGTCGGGTTTATCATCGGATTTTTGATTTCAAAATTGAACAACAAAAAGAGTTCAAGCTTAACAATTGAAGAACTCGATGAAATAAAATCCGCAAAAACTAGAGCCGAAGAAAAAGTTTCTCTTTACCAAAATGAATTGAATGAATTGAAAAGTAATCTTGAAAAAGAAAGAACTAAATTATTGGAAATCAGTTCCGAGTATTCAAAGATCAATACCCAAAACGTAAATCTCGAAGAAAAATTATCCAATCAAAAAAAAGAGATTGAAGAACTTCAGGAAAGATTCAGAATAGAGTTCAAAAATTTGGCAAACGAAATTCTAGAAGATAAAAGCAAAAAATTCACCGAGCAGAATCAAGAAAATCTAAGAAATATATTGGACCCGTTGCGTGAAAGAATTACAGATTTCAGAAAAAGAGTTGATGAAATTCACGCATCGGATACAAAAAGTTATTCCGAATTAACAACTCATTTGAAAACTTTGCAAGAACTAAACAGACGAATGTCAGATGAAGCCGAGAATCTTACCAAAGCTTTAAAAGGTGATACAAAAGTAATGGGTTCTTGGGGCGAATTTGTTCTTGAAACCATACTTGAAAAATCCGGATTGGTAAAAAATGAACATTATACAATTCAAGAAAGTTTTACAGATGAAACCGGCAAAAGGTTAAGACCGGATGTTGTTATAAAACTGCCCGAAAAGAAAAGTATAATTATTGACTCGAAAGTTTCACTTGTTGCTTATGAAAAATATTCGTCCGCGGATGATGAAAAAGAAATTGAAAGAGCTGTTAAGGATCACATTTTTTCTATTCGATCTCATATCAAAGGTTTGAGTGCAAAAGAATATCAAAATATTGAGGACTTAAATCCACCGGATTTTGTATTGATGTTCATTCCAATTGAACCTGCATTTAGTTTGGCAGTTCAAAAAGATCCGAGTGTTTTTAATGACGCTTTCGAGAATAATATAGTAATTGTTAGTCCATCTACCTTATTGGCAACGTTAAGAACCATAGAAAATATTTGGCGAAGAGAAAGTCAAAATAAAAATGCGATGGAAATTGCCAGACGAAGCGGAATGTTGTATGATAAATTTGTCGGCTTTGTTGATGATCTTGAAAAAATAGGTAAAAAGATTTCCGAAGCAGATGCATCTTACCATGATGCAAAAAATAAATTATCTGATGGAAGAGGAAACATTTTAAGAAGTATTGAAACAATAAAAGAACTCGGGGCAAAAGCTTCCAAATCATTACCGGACAATATGATTAAAGGTATAGAAGATTAA
- a CDS encoding LiaF-related protein: MKGRINISLIIGLALVILGGLFLLDNFDVIYFDVPWWIFKWQSILIIIGLLILANSENKTAGYILIAIGLFAWFPGLWPLVLIGLGFYILYKRRDTPKQFSDEDKDSPFNEETDEYLNDVSVFGGGKKVINSQNFKGGKITAIFGGSEIDLYECKLAKGTNYLDVFAMFGGSDITMPADWNVRIDVVPIFGGFSDKRRKDPNQVPDPEKKLIIKGLVLFGGGNLKS, encoded by the coding sequence ATGAAAGGAAGAATAAACATCAGCTTAATTATTGGCTTAGCCTTAGTGATTCTAGGTGGATTATTTTTATTGGATAATTTTGATGTAATTTATTTTGATGTCCCATGGTGGATTTTCAAATGGCAGTCCATACTAATAATAATCGGATTATTAATTCTTGCAAATTCCGAAAACAAAACAGCCGGATATATTCTAATTGCAATTGGTTTATTCGCTTGGTTCCCCGGGTTGTGGCCTTTAGTTCTAATCGGTTTGGGATTTTACATACTTTATAAGAGAAGAGATACACCAAAACAATTTTCAGATGAGGATAAAGATTCCCCATTCAATGAAGAAACCGACGAATACTTAAATGATGTTTCAGTTTTTGGTGGAGGTAAAAAAGTTATCAATTCTCAAAATTTTAAAGGCGGTAAAATAACAGCAATCTTCGGTGGATCGGAAATTGATTTGTATGAATGTAAACTTGCAAAAGGAACTAACTACCTTGATGTATTTGCAATGTTCGGCGGTAGTGATATTACTATGCCGGCAGATTGGAATGTAAGAATTGATGTTGTTCCGATATTCGGCGGTTTTTCCGACAAACGAAGAAAAGATCCAAACCAAGTTCCTGATCCGGAAAAGAAATTGATAATTAAAGGTTTAGTTCTCTTTGGCGGCGGAAATTTAAAAAGTTAA
- a CDS encoding LytTR family DNA-binding domain-containing protein encodes MNKLRTIIIDDEKLAREIVKNYCSKIDEIEIIDECSNGFDGIKSININKPDLIFLDIQMPKLNGFEMLEILEEKPKIIFTTAFDQYALKAFEVNAIDYLLKPFSEERFADAVNKVTKEQLSTSDEKVEKLKSHLEEELEFLDRVIVKQNQKINIIPIDKVIYFEAQDDYVMIHTLDGKYLKQKTMKYFEDHLDPKNFIRIHRSNIVNISFIKEIELYDSESYRCVLKDNTKLSVSRSGYTKLKEILE; translated from the coding sequence ATGAACAAATTACGAACAATAATTATTGATGATGAAAAACTTGCTCGCGAAATAGTAAAAAATTATTGCTCAAAGATTGACGAAATTGAAATCATTGACGAATGCAGCAATGGTTTTGATGGAATAAAATCAATAAATATTAACAAACCCGATTTAATATTTCTTGATATACAAATGCCGAAGTTGAATGGTTTTGAAATGCTTGAAATTCTTGAAGAAAAACCAAAAATAATTTTTACAACCGCTTTTGATCAATATGCCCTAAAAGCATTCGAAGTAAATGCTATAGATTATCTTTTAAAACCATTTTCGGAAGAAAGATTTGCGGATGCAGTTAATAAAGTTACTAAAGAACAGTTATCAACAAGTGATGAAAAAGTAGAAAAATTAAAATCACATCTTGAAGAAGAGCTTGAATTTCTTGACCGAGTGATTGTAAAACAAAACCAAAAAATAAATATCATCCCGATTGATAAAGTTATCTACTTCGAAGCGCAAGATGATTATGTAATGATACATACACTGGATGGAAAATATCTAAAACAAAAAACGATGAAATATTTTGAAGATCACCTTGATCCAAAAAATTTCATTAGAATTCATCGTTCCAATATTGTAAACATTTCTTTTATAAAAGAAATAGAACTTTATGATAGTGAGTCTTACCGATGTGTATTAAAAGACAACACAAAACTATCCGTTAGCCGCAGTGGTTATACAAAGCTCAAAGAAATTTTAGAATAA
- a CDS encoding DUF5668 domain-containing protein produces the protein MKQCNGRLLIGFSLIVVGLAFVLRNLNVFSWEFEYVFLSWPSLVFLIGLVTTISSRGSFWGFSAMIVGAIFITARYYDYPAGEIFSDIWPVFIILLGLSILFQHKKKKSIEGEKTEGWVDYADNTLDLSTVFNENKYRITSQNFRTGKTSTLFGSTELDFRDAKLEQNASLYCDTIFGGTELTIPSTWKVINKGSAIFGGSADERRKSAPVNDNEENVITINGFTLFGGIEIKS, from the coding sequence ATGAAACAATGTAACGGAAGATTATTAATAGGATTTTCACTTATAGTTGTGGGACTTGCATTTGTACTTCGCAATCTAAATGTTTTTTCTTGGGAGTTTGAATACGTTTTCCTTTCATGGCCGTCATTAGTTTTTCTGATAGGACTGGTTACAACAATTTCCTCCCGCGGAAGTTTCTGGGGTTTCTCTGCTATGATTGTTGGCGCAATATTTATAACGGCTCGTTATTATGATTATCCGGCCGGAGAAATATTTAGCGATATATGGCCTGTGTTCATTATTTTATTAGGACTCTCAATTTTGTTTCAACATAAAAAGAAAAAATCCATCGAAGGTGAAAAAACAGAAGGTTGGGTTGATTATGCGGACAACACCTTGGATTTAAGTACAGTTTTTAATGAAAATAAATATCGAATAACATCTCAAAATTTCCGAACCGGGAAAACTTCAACTCTGTTTGGAAGTACTGAATTAGATTTTAGAGATGCAAAGCTCGAACAGAATGCATCACTTTACTGTGACACTATTTTTGGTGGAACCGAATTAACAATTCCTTCAACTTGGAAAGTAATTAATAAAGGTTCGGCTATATTTGGGGGTTCAGCGGATGAAAGAAGAAAATCAGCTCCTGTCAACGATAATGAAGAGAATGTAATTACAATTAATGGCTTCACTCTATTCGGAGGAATTGAAATTAAATCATGA
- the tnpA gene encoding IS200/IS605 family transposase codes for MANTFHQIYIHIIFSVKARQHLLPKSKKTELHKYIAAVINNNNCKPILINSMPDHIHIFVGLHPSVSISTLVKDIKLATNQLINKRKWIRGKFAWQKGFGVFSYSHSHIDRVYKYIENQEKHHTKQSFQKEYISFLKKFKIEYDSNYVFDIEEE; via the coding sequence ATGGCAAACACATTTCACCAAATTTATATCCATATTATTTTCTCAGTTAAGGCAAGACAACACCTTCTTCCAAAATCTAAAAAAACCGAGTTGCATAAATACATTGCAGCCGTAATAAACAATAATAATTGCAAACCCATTCTCATCAACTCAATGCCTGACCATATTCACATCTTCGTTGGATTGCATCCATCTGTTTCTATCTCAACACTCGTAAAAGATATTAAACTCGCCACTAACCAATTGATTAACAAAAGGAAATGGATACGAGGCAAATTCGCTTGGCAGAAAGGCTTTGGTGTTTTCTCCTACTCACATTCACATATTGATAGAGTTTATAAGTATATTGAAAACCAAGAAAAACATCACACCAAGCAATCCTTTCAAAAGGAATACATTTCTTTCTTGAAGAAATTCAAAATCGAATACGATTCAAATTACGTTTTTGATATTGAAGAAGAATAG
- the lptB gene encoding LPS export ABC transporter ATP-binding protein has product MEEHLKLRSEGLVKIYKKRTVVSNVSVNVKQGEVVGLLGPNGAGKTTTFYMIVGMIKPNDGHVYLNEEEITSQPMYKRAKMGIGYLPQEASVFRRLSVEDNIMAILEMTDLTKQQRKEKTESLLEELSISHLRKNLGFQLSGGERRRTEIARALATDPKFILLDEPFAGVDPIAVEDIMVIVANLRHKNIGILITDHNVHETLSIVDRAYILIEGKIFKEGSANDLAEDEEVRKLYLGEKFKLDRYD; this is encoded by the coding sequence ATGGAAGAACACTTGAAATTAAGGAGTGAAGGTTTAGTTAAAATCTATAAAAAGCGTACTGTTGTAAGCAACGTTTCGGTAAATGTTAAACAAGGTGAAGTTGTCGGATTGTTGGGACCAAATGGTGCAGGTAAAACCACAACATTCTACATGATAGTCGGAATGATTAAACCCAATGACGGACATGTTTATTTAAATGAAGAAGAAATTACAAGTCAACCGATGTATAAACGAGCAAAAATGGGGATAGGTTATTTACCACAAGAAGCATCGGTTTTTCGAAGACTCAGTGTTGAAGATAATATAATGGCTATTCTAGAAATGACTGATTTAACTAAGCAACAAAGAAAAGAGAAAACAGAATCTCTTTTAGAAGAATTAAGCATTTCTCATCTAAGAAAAAATCTTGGCTTTCAATTGAGCGGTGGTGAAAGGCGAAGAACCGAAATAGCCAGAGCTTTAGCTACCGATCCAAAATTTATTTTGCTTGATGAACCATTTGCTGGTGTCGATCCGATTGCTGTTGAAGATATTATGGTCATTGTTGCAAATCTAAGACATAAAAATATCGGGATACTTATAACCGATCATAACGTGCATGAGACATTAAGTATTGTCGATAGAGCTTACATCTTAATTGAGGGAAAAATATTTAAAGAGGGAAGTGCAAATGATCTTGCAGAAGATGAAGAAGTACGTAAGCTTTATCTGGGTGAAAAGTTTAAGCTAGACCGCTACGATTAA
- a CDS encoding histidine kinase, whose translation MMHPFLNNKTSIIVYSSVWISIFAVQSLTLIYFINLEMWLAIADSFVFTGILFLLGIALWYPSKFIGFESTSVRNILINHAIGASVTNSVWIGLSYFILSRLIHTTTYLEFLDASIIWRLLIGLLIYSIIISIYYLLIYYNNFREKLQQETELNTLVKEAELRSLKYQINPHFIFNSLNSISSLTLTNPDKAREMTINLSTFLRGTLSKNEKQKNKLSEELDTVKLYLEIEKVRFEGKFELIEELSEDCLKVEVPNMILQPLFENAIKHGVYESLDSVQIKISCNKEGEYLRISVSNNFDSKAAPRKGEGIGIKNIQNRLRLIYNRDNLLRVKKSDNIFSIDIYIPTGERE comes from the coding sequence ATGATGCACCCGTTCTTAAATAATAAAACAAGCATTATAGTTTATAGCTCTGTTTGGATTTCGATTTTCGCGGTTCAGAGTCTTACACTAATCTATTTTATTAATTTGGAAATGTGGTTGGCAATTGCGGATTCATTTGTTTTCACCGGCATTTTATTTTTACTTGGAATTGCGTTATGGTATCCATCTAAATTTATCGGATTTGAATCTACTTCAGTTAGAAACATTTTGATCAACCACGCGATTGGTGCTTCTGTAACAAACTCAGTTTGGATTGGTTTAAGTTATTTTATTTTGTCACGATTAATACACACTACAACCTATCTAGAGTTTCTTGATGCATCGATTATATGGCGGTTATTAATTGGGTTGTTAATTTATTCAATTATAATATCAATTTATTATCTGCTCATTTATTACAATAACTTCAGAGAAAAACTTCAGCAAGAAACAGAATTAAATACTTTAGTAAAAGAAGCCGAACTTAGATCACTGAAATATCAAATCAATCCGCATTTTATTTTCAACAGTTTGAATTCGATCAGCTCACTCACCTTAACTAACCCTGACAAAGCGCGTGAAATGACAATAAACTTATCAACTTTTTTGCGTGGTACACTTTCTAAAAATGAAAAGCAAAAGAATAAACTTTCCGAAGAATTAGATACAGTAAAATTATATCTGGAAATTGAGAAAGTTCGTTTTGAAGGAAAGTTTGAATTGATCGAAGAACTAAGTGAAGATTGTCTAAAAGTAGAAGTCCCGAACATGATTTTACAACCACTTTTTGAAAACGCAATTAAACATGGCGTTTATGAAAGTCTTGACAGTGTGCAAATAAAAATCAGTTGTAATAAAGAAGGTGAATACTTAAGAATTTCTGTATCCAATAATTTTGATTCCAAAGCTGCACCACGTAAAGGTGAAGGAATTGGAATCAAAAATATTCAAAACAGATTACGATTGATTTACAACCGTGATAATTTACTGCGTGTAAAAAAATCTGATAACATTTTTTCCATTGATATCTATATCCCAACCGGAGAGAGAGAATGA